The Pseudomonas sp. Marseille-Q3773 DNA window TCACCAACGCCGCGTTCATGGCCTGGCCTCCGCGCCGCCAGCCGCCTGGCCGCTTTCCTTCAGGGCCTTGGTCACTTCGGGCGGCATGTACTTCTCGTCGTGCTTGGCGAGCACTTCATCGGCCACCACCACGCCGTCGCCATTGAGCTTGCCGAGGGCGACGATGCCCTGCCCTTCACGGAACAGGTCCGGCAGGATGCCGCGGTAGGTGATCGGCACGGACTTGTTGAAGTCAGTGACCACGAAGCGTACGTCGAGCGAATCGGCAGAACGTTGCACCGAGCCCTTCTCGACCATTCCGCCAGCGCGAATGCGCGTATCCAGCGGTGCCTCGCCGTTGGCGATCTGGGTCGGGGTATAGAACAGGTTGATGTTCTGCTGCAATGCGCTCAAGGCAAAGCCGACGGCAACCCCGACGCCGACCAGCAGGCCGACGATGAGCAACAGGCGTTTCTTGCGCTGCGGATTCACTGGTTGTTCTCCCGGCGCAAACGGCGCGCCTCATCTTGCAGGTAGCGACGGCGCGCCAGCACGGGTGCGGCAACATTCAGCCCCAACACCGCCAGGCAGATGCCATAGGCCGTCCACACGTACAGGCCATGGTGGCCCATGGCGAGAAAGTCACCGAAGGTGGCAAAACTCATGGTGCGGCCCTCCGCCCCAGGCTGTTCAATACTTCGTCCTTGACCCAACTGGCGCGCGCCTCGCGCTTGAGCACTTCAAGGCGCATGCGCAGCAGCAGCACCGCGCCAAAGAAGCAGTAGAAGCCCAGCGCCGTGCACAGCAAAGGCAGCCACATTTCTGCAGGCATCGCCGGTTTTTCCGTGAGGGTGAAGGTGGCGCCCTGGTGCAGGGTGTTCCACCACTCCACCGAATACTTGATGATCGGGATGTTCACCACGCCGACGATCGCCAGCACCGCACAGGCCTTGGCCGCACTGTCACGATTACTGATCGCCTGGCCCAGCGCAATAATGCCGAAGTACAGGAACAACAGGATGAGCATGGACGTGAGGCGGGCATCCCAGACCCACCAGCTGCCCCAGGTTGGCTTGCCCCAGATGGCACCGGTGACCAGCGCCACGGCGGTCATCCAGGCACCGATGGGCGCAGCGCACTGCAGGGCGACGTCGGCCAGTTTCATCTTCCACACCAGCCCCACCACCCCGGCCACGGCCAGCAGCACGTAGCAGGATTGCGCCAGCATTGCCGCCGGCACGTGGATGTAGATGATGCGGAAGCTGTTGCCCTGCTGGTAGTCCTGGGGGGCGAAGGCCAAGCCCCAGGTGATGCCGACCAGCAGCAGCAGCACGGCCGCGCCGGCAAGCCACGGCAGCATGCGGCCGCTGATGGCATAGAACCATTTCGGGGAGCCCAGCTTGTGGAACCACGTCCAGCTTATTTTCATCAGGGTACATCCAGGGTATTGGCCGGGCTTGAAAGCCCGGGACTCGTTATTCGCCGACGCTGATCTTCAGGCCGGCCGCTATCGCAAAGGGTGCCAGGGTCACGGCCAGCGCCGTGAGGCTGGCCAGCCAGAGCAGGTGGCCGGTTGCCGGCATATTCTGCAACGCCGCTTGCAACGCACCACTGCCCAGGATCAATACAGGGATATACAACGGCAGAATCAGCAACGCCAGCAGCAAACCACCTCGCTTCAGCCCTACCGTCAGCGCCGCGCCTACCGCCCCCAGCAGGCTCAGTACCGGCGTGCCCAGCAGCAACGAGCCGAGCAGCACCGGCAGGCAATGGCCTGGCAACCCAAGCATCAGCGCCAGCAGCGGCGCCAACAATACCAGCGCCAGACCGGAAAAGATCCAGTGCGCCAGCACCTTGGCCAGCACCAGTAACGCCAGCGGATGCGGCGACAGCACCCATTGTTCCAGCGAGCCGTCCTCGAAATCACTGCGGAACAGGCCGTCCAGCGACAGCAACACCGCGAGCAGTGCTGCCACCCAGACCAGGCCTGGCGACAAGGTTTGCAACAATTGGCTTTCCGGACCGACCGCCAGCGGGAACAACGCCACCACGATCGCAAAGAACACCAGCGGGTTGGCCAGCTCGGCCGGACGGCGGAACAGCAAGCGCGCTTCGCGGCGCAACAACAGGATGAATACGCTCATGCCGCCCATTGCCCCAGGTTCAGTTCACGGTAACCGGAGGGCTTGCGTGCCAGTGTATGGTGGGTGGTCAGCACCACCGTACCGCCCTGCTCGCAATGCGCCGCCAGGTGCGCTTCAAGCTGCGCCACACCTTGCTTGTCCAGGGCGGTAAAGGGTTCATCGAGGATCCACAGCGGCGGGCCGGCCAGGTACAGGCGTGCCAGCGCCACGCGGCGCTGCTGGCCGGCGGACAGGGTGTGGCACGGCACATCTTCGAAACCGCGCAGGCCCACGGCCTGCAGCGCCGCCCAGATCGCCTCGCGGGTGGCCGGCTGGTGCAGC harbors:
- the ccmA gene encoding cytochrome c biogenesis heme-transporting ATPase CcmA; its protein translation is MTLHLQAAGLACERDWRLLFEHLAFELRPGDMLQISGPNGSGKTSLLRLLAGLMQPTAGQILLDGKPLSEQRHALASILLWIGHAAGIKDLLSAEENLTWLCALHQPATREAIWAALQAVGLRGFEDVPCHTLSAGQQRRVALARLYLAGPPLWILDEPFTALDKQGVAQLEAHLAAHCEQGGTVVLTTHHTLARKPSGYRELNLGQWAA
- a CDS encoding heme ABC transporter permease, which translates into the protein MKISWTWFHKLGSPKWFYAISGRMLPWLAGAAVLLLLVGITWGLAFAPQDYQQGNSFRIIYIHVPAAMLAQSCYVLLAVAGVVGLVWKMKLADVALQCAAPIGAWMTAVALVTGAIWGKPTWGSWWVWDARLTSMLILLFLYFGIIALGQAISNRDSAAKACAVLAIVGVVNIPIIKYSVEWWNTLHQGATFTLTEKPAMPAEMWLPLLCTALGFYCFFGAVLLLRMRLEVLKREARASWVKDEVLNSLGRRAAP
- the ccmB gene encoding heme exporter protein CcmB encodes the protein MSVFILLLRREARLLFRRPAELANPLVFFAIVVALFPLAVGPESQLLQTLSPGLVWVAALLAVLLSLDGLFRSDFEDGSLEQWVLSPHPLALLVLAKVLAHWIFSGLALVLLAPLLALMLGLPGHCLPVLLGSLLLGTPVLSLLGAVGAALTVGLKRGGLLLALLILPLYIPVLILGSGALQAALQNMPATGHLLWLASLTALAVTLAPFAIAAGLKISVGE
- the ccmE gene encoding cytochrome c maturation protein CcmE; this translates as MNPQRKKRLLLIVGLLVGVGVAVGFALSALQQNINLFYTPTQIANGEAPLDTRIRAGGMVEKGSVQRSADSLDVRFVVTDFNKSVPITYRGILPDLFREGQGIVALGKLNGDGVVVADEVLAKHDEKYMPPEVTKALKESGQAAGGAEARP
- the ccmD gene encoding heme exporter protein CcmD yields the protein MSFATFGDFLAMGHHGLYVWTAYGICLAVLGLNVAAPVLARRRYLQDEARRLRRENNQ